The Sphingomonas sp. NBWT7 nucleotide sequence CGCTTAGCGGCGGGCTGGAGGGACAGAACAGCCTCGCCGCACTCGGCCGGTCGAGCGACGGCACGCACCGGCTGCTGCGCGACGCTCGTACGCGCACCGGCACGCTCAATTACGCGCTGAACGGCGATCTCGCGCAGTGGCGCTGGACACTGAACGGCGGCTACACCCGCGACTGGTCGACAACGCTGACCGATCGCGACGCGGCGGCGGGTACCACGCGCGATCGCGCCCGATCGGTCGCCGAGACGATCACCAGCGAGGCAACGATCAACGGCCGCCTGTTCGATCTTCCCGCCGGCGCGGTGACGACGACGCTGAAGGCCGGCGTCACGCTGCGCGACATCACGGGCGAATCGGTTCGCGCAGGCGTGCTTCGCCCCGTCGACCTGTCGCGTGATCAGGGCAGCGGGCAGGCGAATATCGACGTGCCGATTTTGCGCAACAGCCCGGTCGGGGCGCTGTCGGCGACGATCAACGGCGGGATCGATCAGCTGTCGGATTTCGGCACGCTCGGCACCTTCGGCTACGGTTTCAACTGGCGCCCAAGCGGCGCGATCCGCCTGATCGGCTCCGTCACGCACGAGCAGGGCGCGCCCTCGATCCAGCAGCTCGGCAACCCGCAGATCGCGACGCCCAACGTGCGCGTGCTCGATCTCACGACCGGCCAGACGGTCGACGTGACGGTGGTGGAGGGCGGCAACGCCGGCTTGCGCGCCGATCGCCGCCGCGTTCTGAAGCTCGGCCTCACCGCCAAGCCGATCGCCGACACCAACCTGACGCTGATCGCGAACTATACCGACAGCCGGATCACTGATCCGATCGCAAGCTTCCCCACCGCTTCTCCCGAGATCGAGGCAGCGTTCCGCAACCGCTTCATCCGCGACGACGCGGGCACGCTGATTCAGATCGACAATCGCGCGGTCAATTTCACCAGCAGCCGCCAGCGCCAGATCCGCTGGGGCGTCAACTGGTCCGAGACGCTCGAAGCGCCACCGCCAACCGGCCCCGACGGCCAGCCGCTCACGCCCGAGCAGATCGAGGAGCGCCGCGCCGCCTTCCGCGAGGCACGCCGCGCCGGCAACGCGCCCGGCGCGAGCGCCAGCGGCGTCCGCGAGCCAGGCGCCGGCCGCGGCTTCGGGCGGGGCGGCTTCGGTGGCGGCGGGGGCGGCTTTGGCGGACGCGGCGCGCGACAGGGCCGCATCCAGCTCAGCGCGTTTCATACGTGGCGGCTGGAGGACACGATCCTCGTCCGCCCCGGCGTGCCCGAACTCGATCTGCTCGGCGGCTCGGCGATCGGCTCGCGCGGCGGGCGGCCGCGGCACGAGATCGAATTCAACGCCGGCTACAACCGCAACGGCCTCGGCGTGCGCCTCAGCGGCAATTGGGTCAGCGGCACGACG carries:
- a CDS encoding TonB-dependent siderophore receptor encodes the protein MTQIWPFLLLAAPTAQQAPPAMPPSETPAAPAESALDEIADEETDGEDIVVTGSRTPRGSVIGDIKPEVTLNARDIRAYGASNIGELLQELSPLTGSIQGRGEGQPVVLLSGRRISGFREVRDLPPEAIARVEILPEEVALKYGYRPDQKVVNIVLRRRFNAITAEAETTLATDGGRQVYEADVNYLRLADNSRFSIDGEYTRSNPLFETQRAFPGADPDRTLLAASDAAKLDATYNRTILGNISATLSGGLEGQNSLAALGRSSDGTHRLLRDARTRTGTLNYALNGDLAQWRWTLNGGYTRDWSTTLTDRDAAAGTTRDRARSVAETITSEATINGRLFDLPAGAVTTTLKAGVTLRDITGESVRAGVLRPVDLSRDQGSGQANIDVPILRNSPVGALSATINGGIDQLSDFGTLGTFGYGFNWRPSGAIRLIGSVTHEQGAPSIQQLGNPQIATPNVRVLDLTTGQTVDVTVVEGGNAGLRADRRRVLKLGLTAKPIADTNLTLIANYTDSRITDPIASFPTASPEIEAAFRNRFIRDDAGTLIQIDNRAVNFTSSRQRQIRWGVNWSETLEAPPPTGPDGQPLTPEQIEERRAAFREARRAGNAPGASASGVREPGAGRGFGRGGFGGGGGGFGGRGARQGRIQLSAFHTWRLEDTILVRPGVPELDLLGGSAIGSRGGRPRHEIEFNAGYNRNGLGVRLSGNWVSGTTLNADPSGAPSPQDLAFGSLFTSNLRVFADLGQQRALVRKAPFFRGARVTLSVNNLFNQRLDVRDTLGITPIGYNPSLLDPLGRSVRLSFRKLFF